The DNA window CGGATTCCCAAGCGCCCGGCAATGTCGGGTCTTTGATTCCAGCCACCGGCCGCCCAAAGCGGTCATCGGGCAAGGGCTCGGCGATCAACGGCCGCTTCGATGGATCGGCGACGAAGAAGGCGGTGTCGGTCATCCCCAGGGGATCGAGCAGCCGCTGCTTCTCGAAGGCGAACAGCGACTGGCCCGACACCACTTCGATGACACGGCCCAGGACATCGGTCGAGTGGCCATAATCCCACAGCGTCCCCGGCTGTTCGGCGAGCGGCAGTTTCGCCAGGCGTTCGACGAATTGGGCGTTGTCGAAATCGCCCTCGAATAAATTCGAATTCGCATAGAGTTTTCGCACCGGATTGTCGCCGTAGAAGCCATAGGTAAGGCCCGAGGTGTGGCGCAGCAGGTCTTCGATCGTGATCGGACGCACGAGCGGTTCGAGCGCAAGGTCCGGCTTTCCGTTCGCATCGTGTTTCTCGACACCGACTTTCACTTTAGCGAACGCCGGAATATATTTCGAAAGGGGATCGCCGAGCGAAAGCTTGCCGTCCTCGACCAGCATCATCGCGGCGACCGATGTGATCGGCTTCGACATCGAATAAAGCCGAAAGATGCTGTCCGCGGTCATCGGGCGCCGGCTTTCGACGTCGCGCACGCCGAAACTTTCGAAATAGATGGGATGACCGTGCTGCTGAATCAGGACCACGGCGCCCGGGATCTTGCCGGTCGCAATCTCCTGCCGGATAAAATCGCCGACCCGTTCGAGCTTCGCCGGCGAAAAGCTTGCCGAAACGGAAAACGTCGATTCGGCGCAGACCGCACCTG is part of the Bradyrhizobium erythrophlei genome and encodes:
- a CDS encoding serine hydrolase domain-containing protein; this translates as MKRWRTDGTTRRVAAALAFLVLAIVAGRPGAVCAESTFSVSASFSPAKLERVGDFIRQEIATGKIPGAVVLIQQHGHPIYFESFGVRDVESRRPMTADSIFRLYSMSKPITSVAAMMLVEDGKLSLGDPLSKYIPAFAKVKVGVEKHDANGKPDLALEPLVRPITIEDLLRHTSGLTYGFYGDNPVRKLYANSNLFEGDFDNAQFVERLAKLPLAEQPGTLWDYGHSTDVLGRVIEVVSGQSLFAFEKQRLLDPLGMTDTAFFVADPSKRPLIAEPLPDDRFGRPVAGIKDPTLPGAWESGGAGMVGTIGDYARFAQMLLNGGTLDGRRYLKPETVALMTSDHIGPETKIARDQFYFPGANSGFGLGFAVRTSNATNPAWPLGEYRWDGVGGTFFFIDPRDDMFTICMMRSPSQRGPIQQELKTLIYEAIERKDRS